In Antechinus flavipes isolate AdamAnt ecotype Samford, QLD, Australia chromosome 6, AdamAnt_v2, whole genome shotgun sequence, the sequence CCGCGGCCGAGCACCCACCTGATTCTTGACGCCCGTGACAGCCCCGTGGTCTCTCCAGTCCCAGGAGGCCGGGGCCGGGCCCCGCGCAGCAGGACCCCGCCTCAGGGCCCGGCCCGGAAGGCTGCTCAGCAGGGGGTTCAGATACGAAGTCCGAAACTCCTCCTCTGCGGGAAGGAAATGGGCGCCCAGGTGGGGAGGAGGCCGGGCAGGGGAGACCCTCAGCAGTACCCACACCAAGGCGACCCGCGACCCCTGCCCCCGCGACCCCCGCACCTGTGAGGTCACTGAACTTGGTGACTCCGTACTCGGCGGAGCCTCGGTCCAGCTCCTGCACCTTGCGGGCCAGCTCCAGGTTGCGGGCAAAGATCCCCAGGCGCCTCTGCGTCTCTGCGGACGAGGAGGGGCTCACCACGCGGGAAAAAGCACGGGACGGGCCTCCGAGCCCCTGGGGCCCCCCGGCCTGTCCCCTCGTCTCCCCCCCTGAGCGAGGGCCGGAAGGGGAGGCTCTCCAGGAGGGCGGCTGCCCGGGGTCGGCACTGTGCTCTGCAGCTGGTGGGTTCTCCATAAGGGTCGCAATTACCCAGCGAGGGCTTGGGGAAGGGAACGAGCGTTTATGAAGCACCTTCTGTGTGCCAGGTGTAGGCTGCACGCGGTGCCCGTGTGATCTGGGTAACCCTCTTCCGGCCCCCCCGGCTTCATCTGTGGAGGGTCCCCCCGGGCCCCGGCCCCTGCTCCCCCGCTCACTGACACGCCATTTATCTGTACATCCTGGAAGCTGCCCCTCGCACGGGTCCTGGCACACAGGAAgcgcttaataagtgcttgctgactAGCTGACCGCTCTGCGCCAGTGTTACTCACTGTGGCTACACAGCCCAGAGTGAAGGTCCCTGTCCTGCAGGACCTTCCACAGGAGGAGAAAGCGCAGAGACAGTGAAACAGCTgccagggggtggggggagagcaGGGCGGGCCCCCTGGAGGAGGTGGACCCGGGAGAAAcagtgggaggaaggaggcaCAGAGGACACCTGCGTAAAGCTACTGAGGGAAGGCAGGATGGaaagctgggggaggggaagggttgGACCCATCCAATGAGATCGTTTGTAACGTCCTTGGCACAGAGGCGGCGCTCGATAAGTGCCcgttctctcccctttctcctgcAAAACCCCACGGGGGGCGGTGCAAGCTTGCTGAGGGAGGGAGGGCCAGACACATCGCCCGGGTCGAGCTGCGTGTGAGGGGGCAGGGGCAGAGACGGGCACGAGGCCCCCGGGACGGCCCCCTCGGAGCCCCCACCTGTGGCGTTGGCGTAACTCTTGTTGTAGGTGGTCAGGAAGTCCTTGAAGAGCGAGATCAGCTGCACCGAGTCCCCCTGAAACAGAAGGAGGGGCTGCCCACACTGGCTCGGGCACAGGGAGAGCCCAGACACAGAGAGAACCCGGCCCCCGCCAGCCCAAAAACGGGGGGAGCCCGGCCCCCGCTGGCCCAGACACGGGGAGAGCTTGGCTCCCGCCAGCCCAGAGATGGGGGGAGCCCGGCCCCAGCCGGCCCAAAAACGGGGGGAGCTCAGCCCGCACCAGCCCAGACACAGGGAGAGCTCGACTCCCGCCAGCCCAGACACAGGGAGAACCCGGCCCCCGCCAGCCCAGAAACGGGGGGAGCCGGCCCACACTGGGACTGCTCTGGCTTCTCACCTGCGATGTGGGGGCGGGAGCCTGGCGGTCAGAAGTCCAGGACAGACGCTGGTCCCCTAGCAGGAATGGAAGCAAAGGCGGCCGTTGAGGAGAGCCCGGGCCCAGCCCCCTCCCACGAGCCCCCGCCCCGCGCAGTGCACCCTCTGGCCCGGACTCTCTCCACTCACCCGGCCGGCCACAGTCTTGCTTCAGCAGCGTCTGCTTGGCCCACGTCTGGTCCAGGACTTCGAAGTGACAAAGCTGAGGCGGAGGAAGAAGCCGgtgttggggtgggggagggggagcgggCAGGGCGGGGCTTCCCGGACCCTGCTTCAGATGCTTCCTCCCAGGGACCCTAAGCAAGGCCCCTGCTCTGAGATTCTGTGGGCCACGTGTAAGTCGGGGCTGGACGTGTAAGGGTTAGGCTGGAGGGTCTCAAAGGCCCCTCCCAGGTCCGAATCTGGGATCCCGTGATCCTTCTGGCACAGAGGGCCCTTTGACCGGGCTTCTCCTTTGTACCACTGacccaccatcatcatcatctcctttAGGACAGGGAcagtctcatttttgtcttttatcccaTTGCCTagtatagttcctggcacatagtaggtgcttaataaatgctcactacTTGATGACACTGGTTAAAAGAGCACCaggcctgatgtcaggaagacctgagttcaaatttcgcctcagacacttcctagctgtgtgatcctgggcaggtcacttagccctttctgcctcagttttctcatctgtaaaatgggaataataatagcagctccCTCCCAGGATTGTCGTGAGAGACAAATGAGAACGGTAAgctgcttagcatagtgcccggCACACAGCAAGCGCTCCATAAATGTTGGCCATCATTGCTCTAGAGCAAGCCCGGGTGGGGGGCGTGGAGAGGCTCCCAGAGGGCAAGCAGCTGGCGCTTGGAAGCTGGAACCCCCAGCTGCCCTTCCCAGGGTCCCCACACCAACCCTGGAGGGAGGGGCCGGTTCCCTCAAGCTGGGGCCGCCCTCCCAGGAGACGGGAACCCCAGGGGGCAGGCTCTGCTCCAGCGCCCTCCCGCACAGCAGTGCTTAATCGGGGTCTGCGGGACGGAAAGGAGAGGGGCGGGGCCCAAACCCAGAGCCCGGGATGCCCTGGGACCCAGACGCTCAGGGAGAAACGGCCCCACCCCCACCCGTAGGCGGGCTCCTGGGAGTGACTCAGGGTGGACTCGTTCATGGGGGGGACGGCTGCTGCCTCGTGACACTGACTCCCCAGCTGAGTCAGCCCCTGTGGACGTGTTGGGGCGGACCCAGGGCAGGCTCGGAGCTTTAAGGCCGCGGTGCTTACCAGGGTCCCCGAAGCCCGGGCATCCTTGCAGGCCGTGGGGGGGCTGCACGGCGGCTCCTGCAGCGTCACTTCTAGGGAGTACAGCGCCCCCTGGGCCATCTGAGCAAAGGGGAGGCAGGGTCAGAAGGGGGATGGGAACCCGGGGCCGCCCTCCGCCCGCCCGCCCTCCCTGGCCCTCGCCCAGCAGATGCAGATGCCAGGCCTTGAGGCAATCCAGATGCTGAGGGCCCCTCCCCCCACTTTGGGGTCCAGGGGCATCAAACGTGCTACACAGGGGGCAGAATGTGGGGGGCAGTGCTGCCAAAGTGGGGGAAAATCTAACCgggaagagaacaaaataaattaaaatgggaTCCAACCGGgaatattatgttttaaaactAGGTCAACAGGTGGTTCCCGGGGATCCTTGGGTGCAGTTTAGTGACCTCGCTTTTATAGAGGTAGCCCCTCCAGGTAGGGGGGCAAGATCTCTGGGGACCCATCGGGATAATCGGCACCTACAGGCTCCACCCCCAGAATCCGACTCCACCCCCATCCCTCAGGCTCCGCCCCTGAAGCTAAATCCCCCTTGTCTCCTCTTACTCAAGGTCCTGCCCCTGAAAGACAATACTCGAAGGGTGTCCTGTCCCTCAACTTCAGGCTCCACCCATCCCTCTCAGGCCCCGCCTCGGAGCCACATACCCCCTCATTTCTGCCTTTTACACAAGGCTCCGCCCCATTTTCAGGTCACGCCCCTCACCTTTAGGCTCCGCCCCCGAACGCTCAGCAGTTCAGCCGCAGCCCCCAGATCGCGGCCTCGGTTGTAAACCTCCATCGCAAACCGAGCCGGGGCTTCCAGCGCGGGGTCTGACGCCGGCGGAAGGCGCCAGCCCTCCCCGCCCCGGAGCAGAGACAATAGTATCGGGAGGAGCAGCCGCCAGACCTCCATGACCGGACGCGGGTCAGGCTCCGAATCTCAGGCAGCCGCCGAACTCAGCTCTCGACTGCTCCGGAGGACCGGCGCAGCCACTAGTGAGGAGGGGCGGGAACTCCGCCGGCCAATGGGCGTGGAGGTCGCGCCGCGCCTGCGCCTTTGCCTGTTTACAGGCGCACGTGGGGCGGGGCGGGACTGCCGGGCTGCCCCGGAGCCCCGGACCCccgcctccctcccccctcctttcttccttggtTAAAGATAGAACCCCGGGGGTTAGCGTCCCGGCCTGTGGTCATTCCATCTGTAGCCGTGCGAGCCGGTACGTTCTTAGAAAGGAAAAGCGCCTCAGAGAGAGTGGTTGCTTCGCGCTGGCCCCGAGtgcaaatcctacctcagacgcTTACAAGCCGCGTGATCCTAAGTAAATCACCCTCTCCGTGCCTCATTTTCCGtacctgcaaaatggggataaggcTGGCCTTTGCAGGGTTTATATGAGTGGCCGGTGTGATCCAATAAGGCATCCGAGTGTGGTCGCTGTCGCTGCGGCCCGAGCCTGAAAGGGCCGTTTCTAACCTTCACCTCCGTTACCTCCGATTTACCCTGGGTGCCTTTGGACCTAGTTGTGCCCCCTCCCCCATTCGGCTCCGACCTCCTGAGGTCAGGGGCCGTGTTTGCCTTTCTCCGTAAGCCCCGTGTCCGGCGCATCGCCCGGGACGTCCTGCTGCTCACTGGCTTGTCGGGGACGAAACGAACTGCGAGAAACGGACGGACattttggtttccacagttatgagaaaagaaataaactagaaaactaaccccctctccccccaaggACATCGAAGAATAATCTAGGGCGGAGTTTGTTTTCCCCTCCTAGAACCCAGGCTCCCTGGGGCGGGGACCCGCTTGTAAGCCGAGGTGGAGACTCCTGTTGTCCGTCAGCGGGGAATCCGGGCGGACTTGTGCTTCTGGGTCAGAGGCTGCCTCTGGGGGCCCCATTCGGGCAAGGATGTAACTAAACCTTGCCTCCGTTCGGCAGGACTCCAAGCCCAAAGCCTCCGAGGGGCAGCGCTCCGGGCAGGGCCGCCTCGGGGTCTGGGGGCTAGAGGGGGCAGCCAGTGCAGGGCTTTTGCCCTCTTTCTGTCCCAAGGGCCCGTGTGTGCGGTTTGCCTGGTGCCTGGAAGAGTTGTTAGGAAGCCCCTTTGGATCGGCCGCGGGTTCAGGAGTGAAGGAATTCCCTCATTCCCGAATATTAGTTGCagaatgaaagtttattgttggagaGAAATCAATTGACCCAGAGACTGACCTCTAGAGCGGGGGTCTATGGGAAATGGAGTTTTGCGCTGAGAggatgcagttctcagtggacagaaggtcctggcagcTGCGTGAGCCAccgaggtccatctgcaaagtCCTGCGCTGATGGAAGCTGTTATACTGGGTGTCTTGGTGGGGACTGGGACAGCCCGAGAGATAGGGGGAGGGGCTGGGACAGCCccatctcctattggaattaacaccTCAAAAGGTCGCTTTTTGACTAGGAattttaattgaatcaaaggccctggcatccTGTCTAGGGAGGATATGCCTTCCCAGGAATGGCTGCGattctgaaagggatcacagagcaataggaaatactttttttgttgttgttgttatagctttttaccagttatgtgcatgggtaattttacagcattgacaatggccaaaccttttgttctgacttttcccctccttccccccgccccctcccccagatggcaggttgaatgatacatgttaaatatgttaaatatgttaacatataagttaaatacaatataaacatacatgtccAAACCCTTATTTTGCTGCACAGAAAAAATCAGACTCTGAAGTAGTTTacgattagcctgtgaaggaaataaaagatgcaggcggacaaaacagagggattgggaattctatggagTGGTTCAtcgtcatctcccagagttctttcactgggcgtagctggttcagttcattctgatgcgggaaagattcctttctagattcccagcctctcctagttaataatgtaaattgccctttaattcACAAATCCCggtgcctttgaattccaatagaagatcctgTCCCAGCTCCACCCGGATCTGAGTCAACTTTAGGGCTACAcctgaaagcccctcgagctaagtctcctattataaaaaggccacgctgggaactcCTCTTtacagagattccaaacatggctgccatgtgaggaccctctgtccacccTCTGCccgtgccctccttatctctaccttcgcctatactttaactttgctcacccaataataaacctcttttatcaatctagctttcgggccaataaatgtttttattgggaactcgcgcccctcctagacccccttgcgccgaatctgtaccccaaacctgccactagaccttaaccctaatttcatttagtttccccaaagctagacctcaacaagttcctgtcagtctcccggcctctctgaaatcctcctgctggtcatttcttacagaacaataatattccataacattcacataccacaatttatttagccattggaaatagtttcttaaagggaccacaccccGCTTCAATGTGGCCGCCAGAGGATGGTAAGGTGTTGGACGCAGGTGTGGCGGGCAGAAGAAGGGACAAACGTTAATCCCTTTGGAAGAAGGCTCTGAAAAGGGAGATCAGTTTAGGGCCTGGTCCCATGTCTCCAggtaatccagtcagaaatccaagttttaTCAAAAGCCTGAGGCTAAATTTCCCCACAGGCCAATCTAcggctgctgccttcctttgggagGCCCCCCCCCTCCTTGTGGtgtcttcccctttcccttcctccttgccTCGTGGTGTCTCCccttgaaatggacaaaggactggccttcccctcccctccctcagtcttagcTTAAAGGGCCCAGTGAagggtctgctcagctagattaggggacttcttttgcacttcaaagtgccagatcaacTATGCTCCCAAGcctaaccctgatccctatctatgttaaaacatctgccttTGTATCTTTCTTCCAGTAAAGTCCAGTTACTATTTAATGTCAAAggtgccagcaagggtgaacgAGAATGCTTCTAAGGCTGTCCCCACTTCAGTTGGGCACGGAACCATGCCAGAACCCTACTGGAGGTCCGTGCTGGCCATGCCcaccatctaggccagttaccaagaaattatttctaaatgatgaattactatggccgtcttgaattttattgcctgagATATTTCACCCTAACTCCACTAGGCTTCCCAGCCCCACTTCTCCTTATAGGGCACcgagtccctttcaggatttagccttgGTGCCCCCTCTCATGGGAGCTCCCTGAGGAGCTTGGCTTTCCTACACTCTCCCtctctatttcacatttaccCTCCCTGGTGTCTGTGTGTCCTTTCATTTTGTCGGTaatctcttccctaaataaatctaccttttgctaaagagaatggccactgGGAATTCTTCACacgactgaaccccaactttggGTGCCTGCCGCTATCTGGGGCCCACCCCCACATCGCAGATCCTATCAATGGGCAGCAGTCAGGGGATGGCCCATacgtacattttttttcttttttcttttctttctttcgttctttttttttctttttctttttcttttttttttttgctgaggtaactggggttaagtgacttgcccagggtcacacaaccaggaagtgttaagcgtctgaggctagatttgaactcaggtcctcctgacttcagggctggtgttcccactctatcacctagctgcccctccccacccccaaccccaatAAGtacattttatagggaaaatgtaACCTGTGGATTTCTGACATGGCCAAAGCGAGGCCCCTCCAGACCTCTGCAGGGGGTGGGTCTCAGTTTATGTCAAAGCTGGATTTCGGAGTGCACCACCTCCCAGAGGGTGGGACCCTGGGCTACACTGACGGATATAAGAGCCTTCTCCCTGCTGGGCTCGGGATCATTTCCCCTGCTTACTCCCTGCTGAAGGCCTCCTCCATCAGAAAGGAGCTTTGTCCCATCAGCGGCAGAAACCGCAGGGCGGGTGGGTGAGAAcagagtggggggtgggggccGCTCCGGAAAGGCACCAGGGGCCTGCGAAGGTGCTTCCAGACCCGCTTGGGGATGGGTGCTTGTGGGGGGCTTGTGCGCAGCCCTGACAGGGACTCCTAATGGCAGGCCTGAGGGAGAAGCGAACCCCGTTATGTCCCCAGACTTGGGTAATTCTAGAGGTTTTCTGAAGACAACTGAGTCAAGACACTCCCGTAACTTTATAATAAGTAGGGCTATTGCTAAAAAAGTTGGAGCTAAAAAAGTCCCCTCCTGGTTCCCAGCACCTCTTAAATAGCATTTAAGTACCTCCTTTAAAAGCAATTTGCTCTTTTATTTTGGGGATAGATTTCTGTGATTAGAATGGTAGCCCGGACTCCCAAATAGGGAGAAAAGGGGGGCTCTCTGTGCTGGggctttttaatcttgttttgcagtttttactttgcACTCTTTACTGACAAACACCTCGACTGGAATTTTCCTCTGAGAGTTTGTTTTTGGGGTCTAACTGACCATTCTCTGGGTGAGTCTCATCTCCTTCCATTGCTGAGAcaattggttaagtgacttacccagagtcacacagccttaagtattaagtgtctgaggctagatttgaactcggatcttcctgacttcagagctggtgctctatccacagggccatctagctaccccttcttcctccttcttatgGATTCTCGGGACTCTCATCTCTGTAACCTCTGATTTCTACTGGCTGGTTCTGCTCCGATAAATGGGTTCGTTCATGTTTATGAGTTGTGGTGGGCCTTTATGGAGGCAGCCTTGGAGAGGGAGCTTAAGCTCACCCTCCCTTTAAAACAACAAAGGGAGCTTTTTCAGAGTCTGTCATCCGTTAGACCCCAGAAGGGCACCCCAACTTGGAGGGTTCCTGAGCTCTACGCACCCCTGGCCCCAGCTCCGGTATTACAGTGAAGGCCCAGCTCTAGGCGCTTCCTCTGCTCAGGGGCAGGCCAGAACGCAGAGCCAATCTCTCCCTGCCATCTGCTAGCCGTGTTTATAGATGTCAATTATCTGTGTGGACTTAATTATTATGTTTAAAAGGAGGGAGTCAGACTGGGTGACTATAGTATCACTCCCATCCCAACATGGGGCAATGGAGAGGATGCTGGAGCCCCCACTGGGGACGTGACCCTCAAAGGAGGACTTGGACCCGCCTCTTCCATTTCCAAATAGTTGATTCTTTGGCCCTGATATCGAGCCAGGAAATGCCCTGAAATGGTAAGTCCTTCTGAGAATGGGGAAGCTCTggacttccccaaagtcacaaattaagacaattaattCCTGTCCCAGGCAGCTTCTAAGCCTGGGAGTGACCTGCAAATTGTTGCGATGTTCTGGTGGAGGAAGTTTTTGAACCAGGATTTCGCCACAAAGATGGAATTAGTCatctagaccaaaaaaaaataaaataaaataaaaaaagcaaaacaaaacttttcagaTACATTTTGTCTATTATTGTAAAATATTCtccatgtaaagacaattttaaacatttaaaaaactcaaATTCCTTCTCTTTACATGCTTGCATGTAAAATGTTTCCCTATCGGTCATGtttccctattagtcatgttgtgaaagaaacagatcaaaagaaaaagttCACAAAAAATGAATCGTCTGCTTTGTTCTGTTTTCGGACTCCATAAGTCCTTTTTCTGGAAGTGGAGAACATTTTCCATTATGATTCTTTGGAACTGTCATTATGTTGATGGAATTGGATCCAGGATTTTACCACAAAGATGGAATTACTTATCTAGACTGAATGGGACCGAATGATTGGATGAAGTTCTCAGTGAGacagtcacatgatccctgtttccAGGTCTTGAACTCTGGATTGCAGGGAGTCACATGCTCTCTAAAAATCAGACTCGCAGACATTGGTCAAGCACAGGCCATTCAATGAAAAGGCTTTTTAAATCCCGGACAAGCCGGGAACTGGTCAGGTTCCACAAGCACGTGGCGGGCGCCGGGATGGCTCCCAGATGTATGTCTGaacctctccctgcagggactaaaatgctttctctttgtatctgaagatgtctgAATGAATTTGGGAAAAGGGGTCTAGCACCCGTCCCacacaagaccaaaaaaaaacccccaaaaacaaAAATGGGTTTTCAGGTACATTTTCTCTACTGTAAAATAACATGACAAAATTCTAAACTTTTCTCCGCTCCTCTTCCCTAAAAtggtaatttgatataggttatatatgtgccaGCATGTTTTccagtcatattgtaaaagaagaaacagatcaaaagaaaaagctcccaaaataaagtgaaactggtggatagcattttccattattttttttggaaCTGTCATGTTGATAGAATTATTTATCTAGACTGAATGGGAGGGATTGGATGAAGTTTTCCCAGTTTGAGACAGTCACATGATTCCTGTTCCCAGGTCTTGACCCCTGGGTTGCATGGAGTCACATGGTCTCTAAAAATCAGA encodes:
- the CTSF gene encoding cathepsin F; the protein is MEVWRLLLPILLSLLRGGEGWRLPPASDPALEAPARFAMEVYNRGRDLGAAAELLSVRGRSLKMAQGALYSLEVTLQEPPCSPPTACKDARASGTLLCHFEVLDQTWAKQTLLKQDCGRPGDQRLSWTSDRQAPAPTSQGDSVQLISLFKDFLTTYNKSYANATETQRRLGIFARNLELARKVQELDRGSAEYGVTKFSDLTEEEFRTSYLNPLLSSLPGRALRRGPAARGPAPASWDWRDHGAVTGVKNQGACGSCWAFSVTGNVEGQWFLRRGALLELSEQELVDCDTLDQACGGGLPSNAYTAIEKLGGLETEKDYSYEGRKERCSFSPDKARVYINSSVDLSRDEEELAAWLAENGPVSIALNAFAMQFYRRGVSHPFRPLCSPWFIDHAVLLVGYGHRSGIPFWAIKNSWGPDWGEEGYYYLYRGARACGVNAMASSAIVD